One region of Psychrobacter sp. DAB_AL43B genomic DNA includes:
- a CDS encoding NRDE family protein codes for MCIVAIAWQLFDELPLVLLSNRDEFLQRPTEPLHQWIDQPIYAGRDKQSGGTWLGIHQQQQTNFHQQNGRWAAVLNFRDGVQASNNERSRGELVTDFLTSDLSPMDFARQISLQDYAGFNLIIGNSKQAVVVNNRGHAPTPLHAGLHVFSNGQPEEGWFKTERLRGRLRQEVLPLISENSAHEYWQEAAFSVMSDNTTAPVDNLPDTGIDIKIEQALSSIYIEGANLTGANSTGISPTALPSYGTRTQSILTLRKNIEPDKKIQAEIISRECKH; via the coding sequence ATGTGTATCGTTGCCATTGCTTGGCAGTTATTTGATGAGCTACCTTTGGTTTTATTGTCCAATCGTGATGAGTTTTTACAGCGTCCGACAGAGCCGCTGCATCAATGGATAGATCAGCCTATTTATGCGGGACGCGATAAGCAAAGTGGCGGTACGTGGCTGGGCATTCACCAACAGCAGCAGACGAATTTTCATCAACAAAATGGACGCTGGGCGGCGGTATTGAACTTTCGTGATGGTGTACAGGCAAGTAATAATGAGCGCTCGCGTGGTGAATTAGTGACTGATTTTTTGACTAGTGACTTAAGCCCGATGGACTTTGCACGGCAAATAAGCCTACAAGATTATGCAGGATTTAACCTTATTATTGGTAATAGCAAGCAAGCGGTTGTCGTTAATAACCGCGGTCATGCACCGACACCGTTACATGCAGGCTTGCACGTCTTCTCTAATGGTCAGCCAGAAGAAGGTTGGTTTAAAACTGAGCGGCTACGCGGTCGGCTACGCCAAGAGGTATTACCATTAATTAGCGAGAACAGCGCACATGAGTATTGGCAAGAGGCTGCTTTTTCTGTCATGTCGGACAATACCACCGCGCCAGTAGATAATCTCCCCGATACTGGTATCGATATAAAAATAGAACAAGCACTGTCGTCTATTTATATTGAAGGTGCAAATTTGACAGGTGCCAATTCTACAGGTATCAGTCCTACAGCACTGCCAAGCTATGGTACACGTACGCAAAGCATTTTAACTTTGCGAAAAAATATTGAGCCAGATAAAAAGATACAAGCGGAAATTATTAGTCGTGAATGCAAACATTGA
- a CDS encoding DUF4139 domain-containing protein, giving the protein MHTNLSPRSPLHDKKLKTKFDALILNSNFKLKILPLSVLYTVASGLTVFVPVTVQAANSSIEQITIYQGLASVTRALPISGTGEQTLVFSCLSPAIESDSISVQALGNVNIGEVSIETLSGEQAAQCQYQGDANVQTQQNNLTNISAELEAARLTKAYLQNLTKVTQITTAGTLANNARDLETQAASINKKIVELQKQEARAKDALNKLVAGSTTSAQNSVTQVSVRIASRSASSVKLHYQVRGASWEPTYQARLNTDSKQLNITASAIIAQQTGENWNNVPVILSTVNPNQTTTSQLPRVERLSLYEERQDKLARYAQPMMESESAPVVVSARASYGGASGADMPPLPSFTVSSQNKNGITEYRLPQRVSIPSDGRHVRTVIDEQSGISKLWLRSTPSAEAAAYWYASAPFLTPAWANGSLQLYRDDNYVGQSQYDYQSLKEQGIGFGIDPSLLVKQLTDENKQGDKGVFNRQQTKTTTQAYQFTNQHNRSVRLQVLSAEPVSSDDSIKVTATHTPAISQKDWNDNKGMVAWEFDLPSKQSKVLQSTYKISYPADKKLSTN; this is encoded by the coding sequence ATGCACACTAATTTATCACCGCGATCACCTTTACACGATAAAAAATTAAAAACAAAGTTTGATGCGTTAATCTTAAATAGTAACTTTAAATTGAAAATACTGCCATTATCAGTGCTATACACCGTGGCATCAGGCTTAACGGTTTTTGTTCCTGTAACCGTGCAAGCGGCAAACAGTAGTATCGAACAAATTACAATTTATCAAGGTTTAGCCAGTGTGACTCGCGCCTTGCCAATCAGCGGCACAGGTGAGCAGACGCTGGTTTTTTCTTGCTTATCGCCTGCTATTGAATCAGATAGTATCAGCGTACAAGCACTGGGTAATGTCAATATTGGTGAGGTTAGTATTGAGACGCTAAGCGGTGAACAAGCAGCGCAATGTCAATATCAAGGTGATGCTAACGTACAGACTCAGCAGAATAATCTAACCAATATCAGCGCCGAATTAGAAGCAGCGCGTTTGACCAAAGCCTATTTGCAAAACCTGACTAAAGTGACGCAGATAACTACAGCTGGCACGCTTGCTAATAATGCACGCGATTTAGAGACACAAGCTGCAAGTATTAATAAAAAGATTGTAGAGCTGCAAAAGCAAGAAGCTCGTGCTAAAGACGCCCTAAATAAATTGGTCGCGGGCAGTACCACCTCGGCACAGAATAGCGTGACCCAAGTGAGTGTACGTATCGCCAGTCGTTCTGCAAGCAGCGTTAAACTGCATTATCAAGTACGCGGTGCAAGTTGGGAGCCAACCTATCAAGCACGCTTAAATACCGATAGTAAGCAGCTTAATATCACCGCCTCTGCCATCATTGCCCAACAAACAGGCGAAAATTGGAACAACGTACCCGTTATTTTAAGTACCGTTAATCCCAATCAAACGACAACCAGCCAATTACCACGAGTCGAGCGCTTGTCGTTATATGAAGAGCGGCAAGATAAGTTGGCTCGCTATGCACAACCCATGATGGAAAGTGAATCTGCACCAGTAGTCGTTTCTGCTAGAGCTAGTTATGGTGGCGCGTCTGGAGCAGATATGCCGCCGTTACCCAGCTTTACGGTGAGCAGTCAAAATAAAAATGGTATTACTGAATATCGCTTACCGCAGCGCGTCAGTATTCCTAGTGATGGCAGGCACGTACGTACGGTTATTGACGAGCAATCGGGTATCAGTAAGCTATGGTTACGTAGTACACCCAGTGCCGAAGCTGCCGCTTATTGGTATGCATCTGCGCCGTTCTTGACACCAGCTTGGGCTAACGGTTCGTTGCAACTGTACCGCGACGATAACTATGTTGGACAGTCGCAGTATGATTATCAGAGCTTAAAAGAGCAGGGCATTGGTTTTGGTATTGATCCCAGCTTGCTCGTCAAACAGCTGACTGATGAAAACAAACAAGGTGATAAAGGCGTGTTTAATCGTCAGCAAACCAAAACAACTACCCAAGCTTATCAATTTACCAATCAGCATAATCGTAGCGTGCGCTTGCAAGTGTTAAGTGCGGAACCGGTCAGTAGCGATGACAGTATTAAAGTAACCGCGACGCACACACCAGCCATTAGCCAAAAAGACTGGAACGATAATAAGGGCATGGTTGCTTGGGAGTTTGATTTGCCGAGTAAACAATCTAAAGTACTGCAATCGACCTATAAAATTAGCTACCCTGCCGATAAAAAATTAAGCACGAATTAA